TGCAGCGTTTCCGCCGCCCGATCCTCGGCGATGATGTTTGCTATGTCGGCCGCGACGGATTCGAAATCTTCATATCCCGCGCCTTTGACGTCTTCCACGCTAATAAGGTGAAAGCCGAACTGGGTGCGGATCGGCTCGCTGACAGCCCCCTTTTCAAGGGCGAAAGCGGCGTCTTCGAAGGGTTTGACCATCCTGCCTCGGCCGAACCAGCCAAGTTCGCCCCCGGTCTGCGTGCCGGAGGGATCCTCGGTGTATTTCGCGGCGACCTCGGCAAAGGATTTGCCTGCCGCCAAGTCTTTCTGGGCGGCCTCAATGGTCTGCATGGCTTTTTCCACGGCCGCGTCATCGGCGTTTTCGTCAACACGCACAAGAAGGTGGCGGGCTCTGATCTGCTCTTCGATTTTGAACTGTTCCTTGTTCTCGGCGTAGTATTTTTCGGTTTCCTCGGGGGAGACGAGCGAAAGGTCGGCCAAGGTCGCGGGAGTGAGCAGCAGGTAGGCGATTTTGGCCCGGGCGGGTACGGCATAGTTGGCCTTGCGCGCCTCGTAATATTCGTTGATGCGCTCTTCCGTGGCGTTGACCTGATCCTGGTAGCTTTCCCACGGGTACATCATATAGGATATGACTGCGGTGCTGCGCCCGTAGGTATAGAAATCGTGGGCCTGATCCTCGCCGAGGCGTCCGGGCAGACCGACGTAGGTCCGCAGCTTGTCCATGGTCATCCCGCGCATGTATTCGGACTCGAATTTGCCGGGAGTGAGGTTGTTGGCGCGCAGCACGTTCTGGTAGGCGCCCGGGTCGAAGACGTTGCTTTCGTTCTGGAAGGCGGGAATGAGATGAATCTCCTTGGCCAACTCTTCCTTGGAAACAGTCAGGCCGAGCTTTGCAGCCTGCTGCATCATCAGTTCTTCGATGACCATCTGTTCAAGAATCTGCCTTTTGAATCCCATCTGGGCCAGAATTTCGGCAGTCAGGTTCGGATTTTGGCTGCGTGCGAGTTCGAGGCTGCGCTGCACACGTTCCTGAAAAGGCTTAAAGAGAATGGGGGAATCGTTGACCGTGGCGACGACGGTGGTCTGGTCGTTTTGCACGCGATTCATGCCAAAGGCCAAAACGAAAACGGCAATGATGATGCCGAAGAGGATTTTTATTCCCCAACTTTGGGCGCCCTGGCGCAGGATTTCAAGCATGGAATCTCCGACAAAGTGTCTGAAGTTAAAAATAATGGGAACTGCCCCGAGAGGCTTTTATTTTTGCCTGTCGTTGACGTAATTGAGCAAACCGCCCGCTTTGATAATGGCTATTTCATTACCCGTCAAATCATGGGTCAAGGTGAGCTGTCTGCCTTCCGATGTCGAGGCCAAAAGAGTCGCCCCGGGTGCGAGAGCGCCAAGCTCGATGCGCAGGACATCGCCCTGGGCCAGTGAGTCGTAGTCGGCTTCGTTGGCGAGCATCAGGGGAAGGATGCCGAAATTGATCAGGTTCGCCTTGTGAATGCGGGCAAAGGACTTGGTCAGAACCACCCGGACCCCGAGATGACGGGGGGCGAGCGCCGCATGTTCGCGGCTGGAGCCTTGGCCGTAGTTCTCGCCGCCGAGGATGAGCCCTTGGCCGGCGGCTTCGGCGCGGGTCACGAAATCCTTGTCCACGCGCTCGAAGACGTGCCTGCTGATGGCCGGGATGTTGGAGCGCAGGGCGGTGATGGCTGCACCGGCAGGCATGATGTGGTCGGTGGTGATGTTGTCCGCGACCTTGATCAGCACGGGCAGCTCCAGAACATCCGGCAACCTGTCGAAGGGCGACAGGGGCACGATGTTGGGCCCGCGCAGGATTTCAACCTCGCTTCCATCCTCGGGCGGGAAGGCGAAGAGATGGCGGATGGATGGCGCTGTGGCTGGCAGGGACGGCTTGGAAACGGCCTTGGTCCAGGTTGCCGGATCGGTGAACTTGCCGTTCAGGGCGCAAAAAGCGGCGGTGATCGGACTCACAAGATAAACCTGCCCGTCCTGGGTTCCGCTGCGACCCTCGAAATTGCGGTTGAAGGTCCGGGCGCTGACGCCGCCGCTGGACGGAGAGCCGCCCATGCCGATGCACGGGCCGCAGGAGCACTCCATGAGCCGTCCCCCGGCGTCGAGGATGAGATCGAGCAGGCCTTCGCTCATGAGCATCTTGAGCACCTGTTTGGAGCCCGGTGACAGGAGCAGGTCGGTGCTTGGGGCGATGTGTTCGTCCTTGAGGATCTGGGCCACGCTCTGCAGGTCCGAGTAGGAGGAGTTGGTGCAGGAGCCGATGGCCACCTGATCGACATTCAGGCCGTCGAGTTCGGCCACGGGAACTACCCTGTCCGGCATGTGCGGCTGGGCGGCCAGGGGCGCAAGGGTGCTCAGGTCGATGACGATTTCCCGGTCATAGGTCGCTCCTTCGTCGGCGGCCAGCGGCGTGAAGTCATTTTCCCTGCCCATGAGCGCAAGAAACGCGCGGGTCTGCTCGTCGCTCGGAAAGATGGAAGCCGTGGCGCCAAGCTCCGCGCCCATGTTGGTGATGGTCGCGCGTTCGGGTACGCTCAAGGTGGCCACGCCCGGACCGTGGTATTCCATGACCGCGCCCACGCCGCCCTTGACGGTCAGGATGCCGAGCAGGTGCAGGATGACGTCCTTGGCCGAGGCGAATCCGGTCAGTTGCCCTTCGAGGCGAATCTTGAAGACCTTGGGCATGGTGATGGTGTAGGGTTCTCCGGCCATGGCCAGGGCCACGGAGAGGCCCCCGGCGCCCATGGACAGGCTGCCGATGCCGCCGGCAGTGGGCGTGTGCGAGTCGGACCCGATGAGCGTCTTGCCCGGAATCGCGAAATTTTCCAGATGCAGCTGGTGGCAGATGCCGGTGCCGGGAGGAGAGAAGACGATGCCGTACCTGGCGGCCACGCTGCGCAGGTAACGGTGGTCATCGGGGTTGCGAAAGCCCATCTGCAGGGTGTTGTGATCGACATAGCTGACGGACAGTTCCGTCTTGACCCGGGGCAGGCCGATGGCTTCCCACTGCAGGTAGGCCATGG
This sequence is a window from Desulfomicrobium apsheronum. Protein-coding genes within it:
- a CDS encoding peptidylprolyl isomerase, translated to MLEILRQGAQSWGIKILFGIIIAVFVLAFGMNRVQNDQTTVVATVNDSPILFKPFQERVQRSLELARSQNPNLTAEILAQMGFKRQILEQMVIEELMMQQAAKLGLTVSKEELAKEIHLIPAFQNESNVFDPGAYQNVLRANNLTPGKFESEYMRGMTMDKLRTYVGLPGRLGEDQAHDFYTYGRSTAVISYMMYPWESYQDQVNATEERINEYYEARKANYAVPARAKIAYLLLTPATLADLSLVSPEETEKYYAENKEQFKIEEQIRARHLLVRVDENADDAAVEKAMQTIEAAQKDLAAGKSFAEVAAKYTEDPSGTQTGGELGWFGRGRMVKPFEDAAFALEKGAVSEPIRTQFGFHLISVEDVKGAGYEDFESVAADIANIIAEDRAAETLQDRLDQALEMVLVGEPLDAVAKAIGLKLEVRESGYFAKNQGPRELPGLSPENAQALFDLPLDITTQSPLPIADGYLLATKLEQVSESVKPLEEVKTEIVAAITREEALKMAKTAAEKDLEALLKGESLADATLKETEPFGRQGSIAGLGMNQLLANKAFETEAGSWLPEAYAFPEGYVLARADKVTPPAEEEWAAEKELWLTSLNERAEEQTVQAFVADLRAKADVRIANPALLEN
- a CDS encoding aconitate hydratase, producing MNQNLTQKIIAAHLVEGDMQPGNEVAIKIDQTLTQDATGTMAYLQWEAIGLPRVKTELSVSYVDHNTLQMGFRNPDDHRYLRSVAARYGIVFSPPGTGICHQLHLENFAIPGKTLIGSDSHTPTAGGIGSLSMGAGGLSVALAMAGEPYTITMPKVFKIRLEGQLTGFASAKDVILHLLGILTVKGGVGAVMEYHGPGVATLSVPERATITNMGAELGATASIFPSDEQTRAFLALMGRENDFTPLAADEGATYDREIVIDLSTLAPLAAQPHMPDRVVPVAELDGLNVDQVAIGSCTNSSYSDLQSVAQILKDEHIAPSTDLLLSPGSKQVLKMLMSEGLLDLILDAGGRLMECSCGPCIGMGGSPSSGGVSARTFNRNFEGRSGTQDGQVYLVSPITAAFCALNGKFTDPATWTKAVSKPSLPATAPSIRHLFAFPPEDGSEVEILRGPNIVPLSPFDRLPDVLELPVLIKVADNITTDHIMPAGAAITALRSNIPAISRHVFERVDKDFVTRAEAAGQGLILGGENYGQGSSREHAALAPRHLGVRVVLTKSFARIHKANLINFGILPLMLANEADYDSLAQGDVLRIELGALAPGATLLASTSEGRQLTLTHDLTGNEIAIIKAGGLLNYVNDRQK